A genome region from Gigantopelta aegis isolate Gae_Host chromosome 3, Gae_host_genome, whole genome shotgun sequence includes the following:
- the LOC121368575 gene encoding uncharacterized protein LOC121368575 gives MIKDAKYEYQQVVFLPDARSVLQVLERDKLPHLMEGFQELAKERRVALQWILAHCGIPRNEETDRLAKLGAKQMQSNNRVSFSERKTLIRSANKPRTVRDDYHLLSRVDQVTLLRLRTGHKRLNAHMFKTFKLAPSPTCSCELRPNNGVPNSSRFETI, from the coding sequence ATGATTAAGGACGCCAAATATGAATATCAACAAGTCGTCTTTCTACCAGATGCTCGCTCAGTCCTGCAAGTGTTAGAACGGGACAAACTTCCTCATCTAATGGAAGGCTTCCAAGAACTTGCAAAGGAAAGACGAGTAGCCCTGCAATGGATTCTAGCCCACTGTGGGATCCCAAGAAATGAAGAAACAGACAGGCTAGCCAAGCTGGGAGCAAAACAAATGCAATCCAACAACAGAGTTAGCTTCTCTGAAAGGAAAACTCTGATCAGGTCAGCCAATAAGCCTAGGACAGTGAGGGATGATTATCACCTTCTCAGCCGAGTGGATCAAGTAACTCTGTTAAGACTCCGTACAGGCCACAAGAGACTAAATGCTCACATGTTCAAAACGTTTAAGCTAGCACCTTCGCCAACTTGCAGCTGTGAACTAAGACCAAACAACGGAGTGCCCAACTCATCAAGGTTTGAGACAATCTGA